Below is a genomic region from Mesorhizobium sp. NZP2298.
ATCGCGGACTTCCTCGGCGCGCGCTACGGCAAGAGCTTCACCGTCGCGGCGATCGCCACGCTGATCGCCACCATCGGGGCGGTGCCCTACATCGCGCTGCAATTGAAGGCGATCTCCGGCTCGGTCAGCCTGATGGTCGAGCACTATACGGGATCGCCGCCCTCCTTCGATCCGTTCGTCAGCGACATCTCGCTGGTCGTGGCGATGCTCCTGGCGTTGTTTGCCGTGCTGTTCGGCACCCGCCACGCCGACGCCACCGAACATCAGGACGGGCTGGTGCTGGCGGTGGCGGTCGAAACCGTGGTCAAGCTCGCCGCTTTCCTGGCGATCGGCCTGATGGTCACCTTCCTGATCTTCGGCGGCCCGGGCGACATGTTCGCCAAGCTGGCGCAAAATGGTCAGGTGCGGCAGGCGATGGGCTACAACACCTCGCTTGCCACCTGGCTGGTGCTGACGGGCCTCAGCGGCTGTGCCATCATCATGCTGCCGCGGCAATTCTACGTCACCATCGTCGAGAACCGCGGCGAGGCCGAGTTGCGCACCGCGACCTGGGTGTTTCCGCTCTACCTCGTGGCGATCAACCTGTTCGTGCTGCCGATCGCGTTTGCCGGCCTGTCGCTGGTCGGCACCGGCACCAGCAGCGATCTCTACGTGCTGTCGCTGCCGCTCTTCAGCGGCCACGACCTGCTGGCCATGGCGGCCTTCATCGGTGGGTTGTCCGCGGCAACAGCCATGGTGATCGTCGAAAGCGTGGCGCTGTCGATCATGATCTCCAATGACCTCGTCATTCCGCTGTTCGTGCGCCGTCTGCTCAAGACCTCGACCTTGGAGACCGAGGACTGGTCGACGCTCATCCTCAACGTGCGGCGCGGAGCGATCTTCATCCTTCTTTTCATCGCCTTCCTCTACTATCGCGAGAGCACCAACAGCGCGCGGCTGTCGTCGATCGGCCTGATGTCGTTCGCGGCCATCGCGCAATTCGCGCCGGCGCTGATCGGCGGGCTGATCTGGCGCGGCGCCAACGGCAGGGGGGCCGCGCTCGGCATGGTCGCCGGCATCCTTGTCTGGAGCTACACGCTGCTCCTGCCCTCGCTTGTCGCGCCCGACACCGACATCGTCGTGCATGGGCTGTTCGGCTTCGAGGCACTGCGCCCGCAAGCCCTGTTCGGCACGGTCGCCGAACCTCTGAACCACGGCGTGCTATGGAGCCTGTCGATCAACGCGGTGTTCTTCGTGCTCGGCTCGCTGTCGCGCGCGTCGGTGCCGCTGGAGCGCATCCAGGCATCGATCTTCGTGCCGCGCGACGCCGGCCCGATGCCCAGTCTACGCCGCTTCCGCACCGCCATCACCGTCAATGACCTCAAGGACACGATCGGCCGCTATCTCGGTGTCGAGCGCACCGAGCGCTCTTTCCAGTCGTTCGAGAGGACCAACGGCACCTCGCTGCACGGCAAGGAGCAGGCGAGCATGGACGTCATCCGCTTCTCCGAGCAGCTTTTGGCCAGCGCCGTCGGCTCCTCCTCGGCGCGGCTGATCCTGTCGCTGCTGTTCAGGCGCCATGACCGCGAATCCCGGGATGCCTTCCGCCTGCTCGACGACGCCACCGAGGCGCTGCAGCACAACCGCGACCTGCTGCAGATCGCGCTCGACCAGATGGAGCAAGGCATCACTGTCTTCGACAAGGACTTTCGGCTGATCTGCTGGAACCGCCAGTACCGGGCGCTGTTTGATCTGCCCGACGAGATGGGCCAGGTCGGCGTCTCGCTCGACCAGATCTTGCGCCACCTCGCCGAGCGAGGCGACATTCCCACCGACCAACGCGTGACAATGCTCAACCGTCTGACCAGTTTCGTCAGCCCCTGGCAGATGGAGCTGAAGACCAGCGGCCGCATTCTCGAACTGCGCTCCAACCCGATGCCGGACGGCGGCATCGTGGCCACCTATGCCGACATTTCCGGCCGCGTCGAACAGGATCTGGCGCTGAAGCGCGCCAATGAATCGCTGGAACAGCGCGTCAAGACCCGTACCATCGAGCTGACCAGGGTCAATGAGGAGTTGACCCGGGTCAACGAGGAACTGGCGCAGGCGCAGATGCTGGCCGAGGAGGCCAATCTGGGCAAGACGCGCTTCCTCGCTGCCGCCGGCCATGACATCCTGCAGCCGTTGAATGCTGCCCGGCTCTATTGCTCCTCGCTGATCGAGAAAGCCGGCAAGGGTCCGGCCGGCAAGGCCGCGGTCAACATCGAATCCTCTCTGGAATCGGTTGAGACGATCCTGGGCGCCGTGCTCGACATCTCCCGCCTCGATGCCGGCGCGATGAAGCCGGACGATACCGCCTTCAACCTCGACGGATTGCTGCGCCAGATCGGCAATGATTTTCGACCGATGGCCGCGGAGAAAAAGCTCGACCTGACGATCATGCCGTCTTCGCTGACGGTGGTGACCGACCCCAATCTGTTGCGCCGCCTGATCCAGAACCTTGTCTCCAATGCCATCAAATATACGCGCCAGGGCCGCATCCTGGTCGGCGTGCGGCGACGCGGCGAACTGGCGGAGATCCAGGTGATCGACACCGGCATCGGCATCGCCGGCGACAGGCTGAACACCGTCTTCCATGAGTTCACCCGGCTGGACGAAGGTGCGCGGGAGGCCGAGGGCCTCGGTCTCGGTCTCTCCATCGTCGACCGCATTGCCAGGGTACTCAGGCTCGAAATCCGCCTCTTCTCCAATCCGGGCAAGGGCACGCGCTTCTCGGTCATACTGCCGGTGGCGGCTGTGGCGGCGCCGCGGCGCGAGATCGAGAAGGCACCAGCACGCGCCGCTTCCTCGCTTGCCGGGCTGACAGTACTTTGCATCGACAATGACGCGCGCATCCTCGACGGCATGCGTCTTCTGCTCGAAGGTTGGGGGTGCACCGTCGACACCGCCTCCGGATCGGGAGAGCTGCTGCGGCCTGGCGCGCGCAGGCCCGACATCGTGCTTGCCGACTATCATCTCGACGGCGTCACCGGGCTCGACGCGATCAGGACCTTGCGCGCGACCTGCGGCCAGGATCTTGCGTGTGTGCTGGTCACCGCCGATCGTTCCAACGAGGTGCGCGCGGCGGCTGGCGAACTCGACGTTCCGATAATCAACAAGCCGCTGAAACCGGCGGTGCTGCGTTCGATGATGGCCAGGGTCAGGCCGCTTGCCTCGGCGGCCGAATAAGATCAGCTCCTATTCGCCTCGTGAGCACTATGCCAGGGCCTTCGAGATATCGTTCGCGGTCTGGATTACCAGCGGAGCAAGACTTTCGCCGCGGCAGGCGGGCCGGCGCGACCGCCTCGACGTCGCCGCGTCTCGGCGGGGCAAGCTATCTCGGTGAGCGGGCAGTCGGCGCGCCGGACGGCGGCGCTGCGGCCGTTGCGATCTGGATGCGCGCGATCGCACAAGCGATAGCCAGGCAAGGGTGACAGACAAGGCTGAACGATGACCTGAAACACGTCGCATGAATCCGTTGCGGCGCCGGCACTCAGTGCGCCGGCTGCAACGGATCACTGCCGATCTTGGACAGCAGGATAACCGCCTGGGTGCGGCTGTCGACACCGAGCTTCTGCAGGATGGCCGAGACATGCGCCTTGATCGTCGCCTCGGAGACGCCGAGTTCGTAGGCGATCTGCTTGTTGAGCAGGCCCTCGGCCAGCATGCCGAGCACGCGGGTCTGCTGCGGGGTCAGCGCCTGCAATCTTTTGATCAGGTCCGATATTTCGGGATCGCGCTCGACGCCGAGATCGACGCCCACCGGAGCCGCTATGTCGCCGGCCAGCACCGACTGCACGGCGTTGCGGATCTCCTCCATGCTCGCCGATTTGGAGATGAAGCCGGAGGCGCCAAGATCGAGCGCACGCCTGATGGTCGCCGGATCGTCATGCGCAGAGACAACGATCAGCGGCACCGCCGGATGGATGCCGCGTAGCGAGATCAGGCCGGAAAGGCCGCTGGCGCCCGGCATCGACAGGTCGAGCAGCACAAGATCGACATCCTCATTGGCCACGACCAGCGCCTTGGCGCTTTCGAAATCGCCGGCCTCGTGGATGGCGGCGACATTGCCGATGCCGGCAAGTGCCTCACGCAGCGCGCCGCGAAACAGCGGGTGATCGTCGGCGATGACGAAAGAATAGCCTGACGGCAAATGTTCCTCCCCGAATCCCGTCGATGATTTTTAGCTTTTCGGGACCAGTCGGACGATTATGAGGGGCCGCGCGCCGTTTTCAAGCGGCAAAGCCGGCACGCCCCATTTTCCCTGGTTTGGATGCTCAGGTTTTCTGCGAGTTGAGCTGGGCGCCGTCGCCGTTATCCCTGTCCATATCCTTGACGATGCCCATGAAGCCCTTCAGGAAGCGCTCCATGTAGCTCATCGTCTTGTTGAAATCCTCTTCGCTCGGAAGCTTCGATTCGAGACGGGCGGAGAGCGAATTCTCCAGCTTGGTGACGCGCTCATCCATTGCCTTCATCGAGGTCTGCAGGCGGTCGACCTCGTCCTGGAAGGCGGCGCGTTCGTCGGCCGCCATCTTGCAGACGAGCTGGCCCGAACGCTCTTCGCAGAGCGACATCGCGCCGGTCTGCGTGTCCATGCGGACATAGCCGTTGTCGGACTTTTCCAGCCGGTAACGATCGGTTTCTTCCGAATAGGCTGATGCCGCGACCAGCGAAACGAGCGCGGCGGGGATCAAAATGTGGTGCAGACGCATGTTGTCCTCCATGGCCAAGGCCTGAAATATCGCATGTTTGCGCCGGAAATGGGGAAGACCCTTGGCGTGGCCTTCCCCGCACGACTGGTTCGGACTATAGCGCAACCATGTCTCAGTTTATCTACAAGATAACCCCGCGAGCGCTTTGGCGCGAGGCCGAAGCCAATGGCCGCTTCACCGGGGCGCCGATCGATGTCACCGACGGCTTCATCCATTTCTCGACGGCGGCGCAGGTCCGGGAAACGGCGGCAAAGCATTTTTCCGGCCAGACAGACCTTCTGCTCGTCGCCATCGACGGCGCCAGCCTGGGGCCTGCCCTGAAATATGAGGTATCGCGCGGCGGCGCGCTGTTTCCGCATCTTTACGGTGTGCTGGAGCTGAAAGCCGTCACGTGGGTGCGACCGCTGCCGCTTGGTCCCGACGGTACCCACCAGTTCCCAGCGCTGGAGGCCGAATGAGCGTGCTCGACCGGCTCGGCCAGAAGCTGCTGTTCACCTTCGATCCGGAAACCGCGCACGGCCTGTCCATCGCGGCGCTGCGCTGCGGACTGCCGGTCGGCGCGCGGACGGTGCACGATACAAGGTTGAAGGTCAGCCTTTGCGGCCTCGATTTCCCCAACCCGCTCGGCATGGCGGCCGGCTATGACAAGAACGCCGAGGTGCCGGACGCGCTGCTTGGCCTCGGCTTCGGCTTTGCCGAGGTCGGCACGGTCACGCCGCTGCCGCAGGCCGGCAACCCGAAGCCGCGCATCTTCCGGCTGACGGCGGATGAAGCGGTGATCAACCGGCTGGGCTTCAACAATGAGGGCCATGCGGCGGCCGAAAGACGCCTTGCCGCCCGCAAGGGGCATTCCGGTATTGTCGGCGTCAACATCGGCGCCAACAAGGACAGCACCGACCGCGTCGGCGACTATGAGCGCGGCGTCGCCCGTTTCGCCCCCTATGCCGGCTATCTGACGGTCAACATCTCGTCGCCCAACACGCCCGGCCTGCGCAACATGCAGGCGCGCGAACAGCTCGGCGAGCTTCTGTCTCGCGTCATGGCCGCACGCGCCACGGCGTCCGCGCAGCCGCCGGTCTTCCTGAAGATCGCGCCGGATCTGGTCGAGGCCGAGCTGGAAGACATCGCCGCCGAGGTCACCGAGAAAAAAATCGACGGCGTTATCGTCTCCAACACCACGATTTCACGGCCGCCGCTGCGCAGCGGTGGCACGATAAGCGAAACCGGCGGACTTTCCGGCAGGCCGTTGTTCGAACGCTCGACCATCGTACTGGCCAGGATGCGCAGACTGCTCGGGTCGGATATCGCCATTATCGGCGTCGGCGGCGTCGATACCACGGATGCGGCGCTGGAAAAGATCCGCGCGGGCGCTGATCTCGTCCAGCTCTACACCAGCATGATCTATGCAGGGCCGGCACTGCCGGGCCGTATCGTCGCCGGCATGGCGCGCTTTTGCGAGACGGGGCGGCTGAACTCCATCCGCGCGTTGCGCGACAGCCATCTCGATCGGTGGGCGTCAAAGCCGCTCAGCTGAACGCCGTCCGCACCCGCAGCCGCAGAATCGCCAGCAGGCTGAAGCCGCGCGTCAACAGGAACACGTGAAGTGCCGCCCACAGGCCATGATTGCCGAAGGCAGGCGCGAGCGTCAGCAGCGCGACGATAAAGACGAGAAATGACAGCAACATCATGTTGCGCATGTCGCGCGACCATGTCGCGCCAATAAAGACACCATCCATCTGGAACGCCAGCACGCCGCTCAGCGCGGTGAATGCCGCCCAGGGCAAATAGATGTCGGCCACCGAGCGGACCTCCTGCGATGTCGTGACGACGGCGACCAGATCGGCACCAGCCGAGAGCAGCACCAGCGTCGCGGCTCCGGCAAGCCCGAAACCCCAGAACAAGGTCAGCCGCACCGCCCGCCGGAAGGGCTGCTCGGCACGTGCGCCGACGGCACGGCCCGCGAGCTGTTCGGCGGCGGTGGCAAAGCCGTCGAGGAAATAACCGGCGACGAGGAAGAAGTTCATCAAGACCGCGTTGGCGGCCAGCGTCACCGTGCCGAACTGCGCACCTTGACGCGTGAACAGCGCGAAGGCGGCGAGCAGCGAGAACGAGCGGATCATGATGTCGCGGTTGAGCGACAGCATGCGCAGGAAGGCGCTCATGTCGAGCAGGCGATGGCGCGGCAGGGACGCGGTCGAGCGGAAGCGGAGCACCACGATGGCGAGACCCAGCAGCATGGCCAGGAACTCGCCGGTGACGGTCGCCCAGGCGACGCCGGCAACACCCCAGCCGAGCTTCAGGCCAAGCAGGAAGCAGAGCGCGATGTTGATGCCGTTGAGCACCAGCTGCAGCACAAGGCCGAGCCCGCCCTCGCCACGCCCCAGCACGTAACCGAGGATGGCATAGTTGATCAGCGAGAAGGGTGCGGCAAGCAGCCTGATCCTGATGTAGACGCCCATCGCCTCGCTGACGCGCGGTTCAGCGCCCATGAACCACTGGCCGCCGACGGCGATCAGCGGTGAAAGCGCTACCAGCACGATGCCGGCGACGACCGCGATCAGCACGGCACGCCAGAACACCGCCTGTTCCTCCAGCGCGTCGCCGCGCCCGAACGCCTGGGCGACGAGACCCGTGGTGCCGGAGCGCAGGAAATTGAAGGTGGTGAAGACGACACTGAACACCAGAGATCCCGCGGCCAGGCCGCCGAGAAGGGCCGCGTCGCCGAACTGCCCGACCACCGCCGTGTCGACCAGGCCGAGCATTGGCGTGGTCAGATAGGCGAGCGTCATCGGCACCGCTATGGCGAGCACGGAACGGTTGGTGACGACAAAAGATCTGGCGTCGGCTGGGATTGCACCCTTGTCCAAGGAATTGCTGCCTTGCTGATTGATGCTTGATCGAGGAGCCGATGTGCCCCATTTTCCGGCCACCGCGCAATCGTTCTTCCCGCGATGGCCAACCGAAATCCCGGTCTGGCGTGAGCCCGCCGGATTCCGTTCATGCCCCTGCAGATCGTCCACCATCCTGACTACGACGCCGGCTTCACTGCCAACCATCGCTTCCCGATGAGCAAGTATCCGCTCCTGATGGAGGCCTTGCGGGCACGCGGCCTGGCGGGACCCGACGCGCTCAACACAGCGGTCCCCGCACCAGCGTCATGGCTGAAGCTTGCCCATGCGGCCGACTATGTCGACCAGGTCATCGGCTGTTCGGTGCCGGAAAAAATCGAGCGTGAGATCGGTTTTCCGGTCGGCCCGCGCGTTTCGCTCCGCGCGCAGCTTGCCACCGGCGGCACGGTGTTGGCCGCGCGACTTGCCTTGCGCCACGGCATCGCCTGCAACACCGCCGGCGGCAGCCATCATGCGCGGCGCGCGCAAGGTGCCGGCTTCTGCACCTTCAACGACGTCGCCGTCGCTTCGCTGGTCTTGCTCACACAGGGTGCGGCACAGAATATCCTGGTCGTCGATCTCGATGTACATCAGGGCGATGGCACCGCGGATATTCTGAGCAGCGAGCCAAGCGTGTTCACATTTTCCATGCATGGCGAGCGCAACTACCCCGTGCGCAAGATCGCTTCCGATCTCGACATTGCACTGCCCGACGGAACGGGCGATGCCGCCTATCTCGAAAGGCTGGCCACGATCCTGCCGGAGCTCTCGGCCCAGTTGCGCTGGGACATCGTTTTCTACAATGCCGGTGTCGACGTCCATGCCGAGGACCGGCTCGGCAGGCTGGCACTTTCCAATGACGGCCTGCGTGCCCGCGACAAGATGGTCATCGGCCATTTTCGCGCGCAAGGCATTCCGGTCTGCGGCGTCATCGGCGGCGGCTATTCCACCGATGTGCCGGCCCTTGCCGCACGGCATGCCCTGCTGTTCGAGGTTGCCACGGGTTACGCCTAGCCCTCTGTTTTAACGCAATTCCGAACGGAAAACCGTTTCACACTTTTCCTGGAATTGCTCCAAGTCACTTCCGGTAATTGGCGATCCTGAGCAGGATGAAGGCCGGCACGACGATCGCGGCACCGAGCAGGATGTAGCCAAGGAAGCGGTCGATGGCATGGAAGCCCAGATTCCAGAGGTCGATGAAGAATTTCTGGATGCCGTAGAACACATCCATCGGCGACCAGCCGAAGGCATTCATGACAAGCCCGACGAGGAACGACACCACCAGCAGCTTCAGGATCACCCTGAGCGGCGAGTCGCCGAGAAAGCGCGTCAGTGCGGACAAGGCCGTCTCCCGATTGAGATGCCCAGACTCACGGGCACAGCCCAGAGATACGTGCTTGGCGGTGATCCATCAAGCCAGCGTGCTCTGTCCGCGTAACCCGATTGGCCGCCGCTGGAAACCCGCGTATCCACCTTACTTATCTGTTTTCTAACCAATTGCCGCTATTGCCATTGCAAGAGCGGGAGCCAGGCTTTGGTGGGAACGGGAAAAATCGGCGCGCACCGCGCGGTCATGCTGTCGGTTGTCGTGCCATGCTATAACGAGCGCGATGGCGTGGCCGAGCTTCACCGACGCGTCAGCGCCGCATGCCTTGAACAGAACGCTTCCTACGAGATCGTGCTCGTCATCGACGGCGCGACAGACGGCACCCGCGAGACCATTTTCGAACTGGCCGAAAAGGACGACCATGTCGTCGCCATCGACCTTGCCCGCAACTACGGCCATCAGATCGCGCTCAGCGCCGGGCTGGAATTCTGTCGCGGCGAGCGCATTCTCATTCTCGACGCCGACCTTCAGGATCCGCCCGAACTGCTCGGCGCGATGATGGCCAAGATGGATGAAGGCTTCGATGTCGTCTACGGCCAGAGGGTGAAGCGCGACGGCGAAAGCTGGTTCAAGCGGGCTTCGGCCTCGATGTTCTACCGATTGCTCGGCCGGATGGTCGATGTCGAGATCGCGTCGGACTCCGGAGACTTCCGGCTGATGAGCCGCCGTGCGCTCGATCATCTGAACGCGATGCCCGAACGCTATAGGTTTATTCGCGGCATGGTGAGTTGGATCGGCCTGAACCAAATTGCCTTTCCGTACGAGCGGCACCGGCGTTTTGCCGGCACCACTCACTACCCGCTGAAGAAGATGGTTCTTCTGGCGGTCGACGCGATGACCAGCTTTTCGATCCTGCCTTTGCGATTTGCCTCGCTGCTGGGGATGATGTTCGGCCTGCTCGGCATGGTCGTGCTTGGCTATACGCTGTTCGAATGGTCCAGGGGCAACGTGGTACCCGGCTGGACGAGTCTTGCCGCGATCATGCTGATCATGGGCAGCGTCCAGCTTCTGGTGCTTGGCATCTTCGGCGAATATCTTGGCCGCATGTACATGGAGACGAAGCGGCGGCCGCTGTACTTCGTCAATGAGATCGTTTCGCGTGACCAGCCGACCAAGGACAGCGACCTACCCATCCATCGCCTGCAGGAGATGGCGAAAGGGTCGCGCCTAGCTGAGGCGAAAGTCGACCGGATGCAACCGAAACGGCGTGGGCGGCATGCGGTCGGCTCTTCCATCTGACGTCTCGCGGATGCTGCGCTTTGGCGCTGTAGGGCTTCTCAACACGGCGCTCGGATATACGTTGATCCTGGCCGGGCTGGCGCTGGGCCTCGGCGATATCGTTTCCAATGCGGCCGGCTATGCCGCTGGCCTCACCCTTGGCTTCTTTCTCAATCGCCGCTGGACATTCGCACTTGCAGGCGGCTTCCGCCCCGGCGCGGTTGCTCGATACGCGATGACCTTCGTCGTTGCCTACGGCGCCAATCTGGGCATCGTCATTGCCGCCATGTCCGCCGGCTTCATCGAGAACCCGTTCGTCCACCTGGCGGGAAACTGCCTCTACTCGATCATCTTCTATCTCGGCTCGGCCCGGTTCGTCTTCGTCGGCGGCGCGGATGATCCTGACGCCTTCGCCGCAACGAGCGCGAAATGGCCCGGAGCCGTGACATGAACCAGGCCGCAGCAGTCGTGACGGCGACGCCGTCACCCGGAGCCGTGACATGAACCAGGCCGCAGCAGTCGTGACGGCGACGCCGTCACCCGGAGCCGCAACATGAGCCAGGCCGCTGCAATCGCCACGGCAACGCCTTCGCTGGGCGACGCGCAACGCATCAGGCTGATATTCTGCCTTCTGTGCGCCTGCATCGTGGCTTGTGTGCTCAGCGCCCTTGCCAGCGCGATCCTGCAGGATCCCGACAATTGGTGGCAGGTGAAAGTTGGCCTGGACTTCCTGGAACACGGGACGTTTCCGCTTGTCGACCCTTATTCCTATACGTTCGGCGGCCAGCCCTGGATCGCCAAGGAATGGCTGGGACAGGTCTTTCTGGCGCTTGCCTACCGCGCGGGCGGCTGGAATGGCGTCGTCGCACTGATCATCGCCACCGTCGGCCTGACCGTCTTCCTGATGGGATGGTTCCTCAGCGCATGGCTGAGGCCGATACTGGCGATAGGGCTGACCTTCGTGGTGGCTTTCCTGATCGCCCCTATCTATACCGCACGCCCCCACGTCTTCACCTTGCCGATCATCGTCGTCTGGACGGCAATGCTGTTTCGCGCCGCGCGGGAAGAGAGGGCTCCACCTTTGTGGCTGCTCATACTTGTCGTCTTGTGGGCCAACCTGCACGCCACGTTCACCCTGAGCTTCGTCATCGCCGCCTTTGCCGGGCTTGGTCTGCTGGCGCGCTCGGGCCTGTCGAAACCCGCTCTCCTGGCGAAATGGGTGGCTTTCGGCCTCCTCTGCCCACTTGTGAGCCTGATGCATCCCTACGGCGTCAAAGCCATCCTGGCGACATTCACCGTGGCCTATGGCAACGAGGCGGTGCCGCTCATACTGGAGTGGCGGCCGTTCAATGCCCAGGAGCAGATCTTCGAGGAAGCGGTGATGCTGTTGGCGCTTTTCGGGCTTCTGGTGTCGAGGCTGCGGATCGGCTGGGCCAAGGCGCTGTTCGTCGTCTTCGCCTTGCATGTCTATCTCACCCATCTGCGATTTGTGTATCTGCCCTTCCTGCTGATTCCCTTGGTGATCGCCGTCGAGGTCGCACAGCAATACCCTTCGCTCTCAACCACGACCTGGCTGACGGAAAAGCGTGACGGGTTGGAAAAATTCTTCGCCAACCGGTTCTACGCTGTCTGCGGCGCCATGGCCGTCCTGCTGGTCGCGGCGGCCGCAATCCTCGGCAATGCCTACCAGGTGGCACCGAGCCCGAAGACATCCGCCAGCGGTGCCCTCGCATTCGCCGGGGATCACCACCTATCGAGCAACGTGCTGAATTCCTATAATTTCGGCGGCACCCTGATTTTTCATGGCATCAAGACTTACATCGACGGCAGGACAGACCAGCTGTTCCTGGGCGGTTTCACGAAAACCGACGACGCAACGGGACGCAGCGACGGAAAACCGCTGCTCGAGGCCCAGTTGAAGAAATACGCCATTGGCTGGGCACTGCTTACAGCCGACGACACCCGCATCCCCTTCTTCGCGGAGTTGGGCTGGAAGCGGGCCTATGCGGACGATTATGCCGTGATTTATCTGCCCGGCACCTGATTTTCAGCATCGAGAGAGGCCGGTGCAGCCGGCGCCCAAACCCCGGCATCCGGCTTGACATGAATATTGCAGTGCAGCAAACTTATGCTGCAGAGCACAGTCCGTGAAACCACGAGCCACGATTTTGTACGACGGGGAAATCGCAGCATGAGGAGCATGTCAAGTTCCGAGGCACGAGCCACGGCGTACGGACCGGCCGAATGAACTACAGGCGCGATATCGATGGCCTGCGGGCCGTTGCCGTGCTCCCCGTCGTGCTCTTCCATTTCGGCGTGTCCGCCATTCCCGGCGGCTTCACCGGCGTCGACATTTTCTTCGTGATATCGGGCTATCTGATCAGCGGCAGCCTGCTCGACGATCTCGAGCGCGGCCAGTTCTCGATCGGCCGCTTTTACTGGCGCCGCGCACGGCGGATCCTGCCGGCGCTGACCTTCGTCATCCTGCTCGCGAGCATCGCCGCCTGGTTCATCCTTCTGCCGTCCGACCTTCACGAATACAGCCTCAGTGTGATCGCGGCCTCGACCTTCTGGTCGAACATCTATTTCTGGAAGACGACCAACTATTTCTCGATCGACGCGGAACTGCGGCCCCTGCTGCACACATGGTCGCTTTCGGTCGAGGAGCAGTACTATATCTTCGCGCCGATCCTTGTGTATCTGATCTACCGATACGCCTCGAAGCGCTGGCTGACGATATTGCTGCCGATTGCCATCGGCAGTTTTGCCCTGGCGGTGATGGCAACCACGCTGGCGCCGACCGCCGGTTTCTACCTCTTGCCGACGCGTATCTGGGAACTGGCGCTGGGCGCCATGCTGATGCTGAGAAAGCCACCCGCACTTGCCAGCCGTCCGCTGACGGAACTGATCGGCCTCGCCGGTTTCGGCCTGCTTGCATTCGGGTTTCTGACGATTTCGGAGAGTGACCCGTTTCCGGGCTACAATGCCCTGTTTCCCTGCATCGGCACGGCGCTGCTGATCTATGCGGGCCAGATCCACCCGGACAGACCTGTCCCTGTCGCCACCCGCGTGCTTCAGCTCACTCCATTGGTCTGGGTCGGCCTGATCTCGTATTCGCTCTATCTCGTTCACTGGCCGATCAATTCGTTCGTCCACTATCTCTCGCTGAAAGCCATCGGCGTGCCGACGATCATCGCAATGATCGTGGCGAGCGTCGCCCTGGCGACGTTCTCCTGGAAATATGTCGAGCAGCCGTTCCGCCGGAAAAGCACCTTCACGGCGCCGCTGCCCATCTTCGCCTTTTCGGCCACAGCGATCGTCCTTCTGTGCGTCGGCGGTTTGGCCGGCGCGCTCGGCAAGGGGTTTCCGCAACGGTTCCCGGACTTCTCGACGGAGCGGGTGCTGGTGGGCGACTGGCGCAATGGCGTCTGCTTCAACGAGGGCGCGAGCCGGATCGAGAACTGGAACCTCGCCGACTGCACCCGAACGCACGGCTTTCCAACCAATGTGCTGTTGTGGGGCGATTCCTTCGCCGCTCACTACGTATCGGGCCTTGAGGCCAACGCGCAGAAAATCCAGGCCAATGTCATCCAGTACACCTATGCCGGCTGCCCGCCCAACCTGAGCTACTTCTCGTATGCCCGGCCGGCCTGCACGCGCTT
It encodes:
- a CDS encoding MATE family efflux transporter; translated protein: MDKGAIPADARSFVVTNRSVLAIAVPMTLAYLTTPMLGLVDTAVVGQFGDAALLGGLAAGSLVFSVVFTTFNFLRSGTTGLVAQAFGRGDALEEQAVFWRAVLIAVVAGIVLVALSPLIAVGGQWFMGAEPRVSEAMGVYIRIRLLAAPFSLINYAILGYVLGRGEGGLGLVLQLVLNGINIALCFLLGLKLGWGVAGVAWATVTGEFLAMLLGLAIVVLRFRSTASLPRHRLLDMSAFLRMLSLNRDIMIRSFSLLAAFALFTRQGAQFGTVTLAANAVLMNFFLVAGYFLDGFATAAEQLAGRAVGARAEQPFRRAVRLTLFWGFGLAGAATLVLLSAGADLVAVVTTSQEVRSVADIYLPWAAFTALSGVLAFQMDGVFIGATWSRDMRNMMLLSFLVFIVALLTLAPAFGNHGLWAALHVFLLTRGFSLLAILRLRVRTAFS
- a CDS encoding histone deacetylase family protein; amino-acid sequence: MPLQIVHHPDYDAGFTANHRFPMSKYPLLMEALRARGLAGPDALNTAVPAPASWLKLAHAADYVDQVIGCSVPEKIEREIGFPVGPRVSLRAQLATGGTVLAARLALRHGIACNTAGGSHHARRAQGAGFCTFNDVAVASLVLLTQGAAQNILVVDLDVHQGDGTADILSSEPSVFTFSMHGERNYPVRKIASDLDIALPDGTGDAAYLERLATILPELSAQLRWDIVFYNAGVDVHAEDRLGRLALSNDGLRARDKMVIGHFRAQGIPVCGVIGGGYSTDVPALAARHALLFEVATGYA
- a CDS encoding GtrA family protein, whose translation is MRSALPSDVSRMLRFGAVGLLNTALGYTLILAGLALGLGDIVSNAAGYAAGLTLGFFLNRRWTFALAGGFRPGAVARYAMTFVVAYGANLGIVIAAMSAGFIENPFVHLAGNCLYSIIFYLGSARFVFVGGADDPDAFAATSAKWPGAVT
- a CDS encoding glycosyltransferase family 2 protein; the encoded protein is MGTGKIGAHRAVMLSVVVPCYNERDGVAELHRRVSAACLEQNASYEIVLVIDGATDGTRETIFELAEKDDHVVAIDLARNYGHQIALSAGLEFCRGERILILDADLQDPPELLGAMMAKMDEGFDVVYGQRVKRDGESWFKRASASMFYRLLGRMVDVEIASDSGDFRLMSRRALDHLNAMPERYRFIRGMVSWIGLNQIAFPYERHRRFAGTTHYPLKKMVLLAVDAMTSFSILPLRFASLLGMMFGLLGMVVLGYTLFEWSRGNVVPGWTSLAAIMLIMGSVQLLVLGIFGEYLGRMYMETKRRPLYFVNEIVSRDQPTKDSDLPIHRLQEMAKGSRLAEAKVDRMQPKRRGRHAVGSSI
- a CDS encoding DUF6460 domain-containing protein, with protein sequence MSALTRFLGDSPLRVILKLLVVSFLVGLVMNAFGWSPMDVFYGIQKFFIDLWNLGFHAIDRFLGYILLGAAIVVPAFILLRIANYRK